The following proteins are encoded in a genomic region of Mycolicibacterium rutilum:
- a CDS encoding nuclear transport factor 2 family protein: MTEHRRVCSGCGTANEEDARFCEGCGASLAQVCATCGVEARATARFCRACGAPLQAGAATDVSATPVRKTVTVLFADLAGSTSFEEQVDAETAREIIGRYHDLLRATADRHRAGVVKYIGDGFMAVWGVPDVGPHDAVRAVEAAVALQESFVDFAAMVNRRYAVELALRVSVNTGEVVVGADDADLVSDALNVGARLESECPRGQVVVGEETWRATRGRYRYESLGRVQVKGRSAAVAVYQCLGTAAEVTDATPLVGRTDEIRRLQAVLDDAVTGGGARLVTLIGDPGVGKTRLANEFGARSSHASVLQARCDTEGTVALAPLVEMLRGIDLHVAVPTGTPERDRLLRDLDGLTTGVPGSVEENFWALRRFVEVSATSGPVVLVLDDIQWADTLLLDFIEHLLEWVRGVPVLVLALARPELRQLRPDLVTASRWVAEAIHLDGLDAAATAELAATVLGANRLPDDLLHRLPASTGGNPLFVREFIGMLAHDGVLVEQPNGWRLTIDVDAISIPPTIHALLASRLERLDTVDRRVLEIASVVGSDFSPSAIRALTTLDEPAINLALNRLRRGDLAQPSGSYLGNEPVWRFHHVLIRDVAYRRLLKSERAELHQRLADWLRTGGGATFESDELIARHLEAAHTYRVDLGEPADDLALRAARYYAASARRALDRDELVSAGAQAARGAVLAGDDPAVHADLLLIGCEAFLSAGDVASGTPLVEDLERIAGNMLRPWAICYRCQLQVYTEPSRLPDVDARLQEAIDEFSRRQDPAGLAKAHRVRASARSRLGRIGDCEADLFEALIAARRSGDHRQITAALGAAPSAALWGPSPVPKAGGRCLDVVRMQRMTTAAPSLEATSLRCLAVLELLRGRPDRARSMLADARQVVADLGLRHGLMETELFAGIIESMDGDPVAAEPHFRAALEGLEALGVGADAGQAAALLARSLLAQGRVEEADRYADISEHLAGQNLKTAIAWRAVRAEIISAQGSHDEAVAIARDAAEVARGTDLILDHADACLALSRVLSAAGDPRGAGDARADAERLYAAKEVAAAISRPVESLTTAVAGTGSRLARANRATDTMGAVVDALRAHDLESAMARFSDRIVFDDHRRLSGDAIVDMRAATARVLQHYSNFEWGVLAVRGERLQMSWSRWSDDSGNETTHLHIQQIDVGDHIVYEGRFDEDDFEDAYRELDRRYYAGEGATYALNGLPASEAPLLMAHSEFDRLVGELSVPELRVESRSSRAFPDRTGADLRDSLVELNTFVASKKAWMSVVQWLSPTVTVSRLEREAVGADGERYTWTMLLATEHRDGRFVTMCEFDADDEEGAFAYAEDRVRGASTRMAVTNTSCAHIPEIIAALRARDIEGALAVFAEDFVYDDRRRLGGDPIAGRDGMRAAIERVFAQYADFEFRVLAVRGDRLHLAWSRWSDDDGNEAITHYVNEIDERGRVCYQGRFDEHDFEGAYRELERRFYDGEGAAFATSGAVATEYMAALINGEIDRALGHLTTPDFRLTNHSRAAFPDPSVSDLRTSYADLSEMVDSARMWPSVGLWLSANLCVSRLEQEAVGRDGERYAWTWIAVSEIREGKFASASLFDLDDEEAAFAYAEERTRANDTRLATTNRCCTSVATLQRAMQAGDLDGGVACYANPSVYADHRRIRGDPVRNAAGLRAAGQRILAQYSTFQWRTLAVRGETLSLQASTWSDKAGNRTDYLHVYEVGDDGLFVYEGRFDSDDFEAAYRDLDRRFYTGEGAPYAECGQVATDWVLALSNGDFDQAFGDLSTPDLRIVNRSHALFPDRSAADLRASFEELSAMVSSSRSWVAALRWVSPSVLVIRLEREATGHDGEGYRWTRLHVCQFRDLRLASVAQFEIDDEQAAFAYAAEQTTARASRLRVQNRASEKTEELMRAMAARDVDAAMACTAAGYIYNDHRRLAGGPVAGGAELRTALERILAQYQQSEWRTLAVRGDRLSLHWSRWSDDAGNETAYLHLFEIDDAGLLSSESRFDEDDFNSAYRELTRRYCAGEGAAVAAATSIATEVMVALNDGDVHRAFGELHDPALRVTNRSSSVFSDRTVAEFRSAFEGLAEFVVSVRSWNSQEHWISPTCCVATFQREAAGPDGEQYAWTRLVVGEFAAGRCSALCEFEIDDEEAAFAYAEERVRSSASRLEVANRASSAWHKVGQAMQAHDPSAAAALFADWYDYDDRWKMAAEPPSDVYTACVQILDQYSSFEGDTLAVRGDTLQLSRTRWSNDSGYETRYLYVIETDAEDRICYYGRFGEDDFDAAYRELDHRFYRGAGAAFAEAGTTVTEYAVALNNNDYDRALGVLSTADFRLHDRTRSGFGDRSAADLRVTYEDLTAMMESTRIWHSSIHWLSPTVAIGRFEGEAVGRDGKRHAWSFVDVAGVLDGRLDWACQFDLDDEAAAFAYAEQRVRAAEDR, from the coding sequence ATGACCGAGCACCGCCGAGTCTGCTCCGGCTGCGGCACCGCGAACGAGGAGGATGCACGCTTCTGTGAAGGATGCGGCGCCTCGCTCGCGCAGGTCTGCGCGACGTGCGGAGTCGAGGCACGTGCCACCGCCCGGTTCTGCCGCGCCTGTGGCGCGCCGCTGCAGGCGGGTGCCGCCACCGACGTCTCCGCCACGCCGGTCCGCAAGACCGTCACCGTCCTGTTCGCCGACCTGGCCGGGTCGACGAGCTTCGAAGAGCAGGTGGACGCCGAGACCGCACGTGAGATCATCGGCCGCTACCACGACCTGCTACGCGCAACCGCCGACCGGCACCGGGCCGGCGTGGTCAAGTACATCGGTGACGGGTTCATGGCGGTTTGGGGAGTGCCCGACGTCGGGCCGCACGACGCCGTTCGCGCCGTCGAAGCGGCTGTCGCACTGCAGGAGTCGTTCGTCGACTTCGCCGCCATGGTCAACCGCCGGTACGCCGTAGAGCTGGCGTTGCGAGTGTCGGTCAACACCGGCGAGGTCGTCGTCGGCGCCGACGACGCCGATCTCGTCAGTGATGCGCTCAACGTCGGCGCACGACTGGAGTCGGAGTGCCCGCGGGGGCAGGTCGTCGTCGGCGAGGAGACGTGGCGCGCCACTCGCGGCCGATACCGGTACGAATCACTGGGACGTGTGCAGGTCAAAGGCCGCAGCGCGGCGGTGGCGGTTTACCAGTGCCTCGGGACCGCGGCCGAGGTCACCGACGCCACTCCCCTCGTCGGACGCACCGACGAGATCCGGCGCCTGCAAGCGGTCCTGGACGACGCCGTGACCGGCGGCGGGGCCCGGTTGGTCACCCTCATCGGGGATCCCGGCGTCGGCAAGACGCGGCTCGCGAACGAATTCGGTGCCCGCTCGTCGCATGCGTCGGTGTTGCAGGCCCGGTGCGACACCGAGGGGACGGTGGCACTGGCGCCGCTCGTGGAGATGTTGCGCGGTATCGACCTCCATGTAGCCGTGCCCACGGGCACTCCCGAACGCGACCGGCTACTGCGTGACCTCGACGGATTGACCACCGGTGTCCCCGGCTCGGTCGAGGAGAACTTCTGGGCGCTGCGCCGTTTCGTCGAGGTGTCGGCGACATCGGGCCCCGTCGTACTCGTCCTCGACGACATCCAGTGGGCCGACACGCTGTTGCTCGACTTCATCGAGCACCTGCTGGAATGGGTGCGCGGCGTGCCGGTGCTCGTGCTCGCACTGGCGCGTCCCGAATTGCGGCAGCTGCGGCCCGATCTCGTCACGGCGAGCCGGTGGGTGGCCGAGGCGATCCACCTCGACGGACTCGACGCCGCCGCGACCGCCGAACTCGCCGCCACCGTGCTCGGCGCCAACCGCCTGCCCGACGACCTGCTGCACCGATTACCGGCGTCGACGGGCGGCAACCCGCTTTTCGTCAGGGAGTTCATCGGGATGTTGGCGCACGACGGCGTGCTCGTCGAACAACCGAACGGATGGCGACTCACCATCGACGTGGACGCCATCTCGATACCACCCACCATTCATGCGCTGCTGGCGTCGCGGCTGGAACGGCTCGACACCGTGGATCGGCGGGTCCTCGAAATCGCCTCGGTGGTCGGCAGCGACTTCTCCCCCTCCGCCATTCGCGCCCTGACCACCCTTGACGAGCCAGCGATCAACCTGGCGCTCAACAGGCTTCGCAGGGGCGATCTTGCGCAGCCCAGCGGCAGCTACCTGGGCAACGAGCCGGTGTGGCGGTTTCATCACGTGCTGATCCGCGATGTCGCCTACCGCCGGCTGCTGAAGTCGGAGCGCGCAGAACTGCATCAGCGGCTGGCCGACTGGCTGCGGACCGGCGGCGGCGCGACGTTTGAATCCGACGAACTCATCGCACGCCACCTCGAGGCGGCGCATACCTACCGTGTCGACCTCGGCGAGCCCGCCGACGATCTGGCTCTGCGCGCCGCGCGCTATTACGCCGCGTCGGCCCGGCGCGCACTCGACCGCGACGAGCTGGTGTCGGCGGGCGCGCAGGCGGCTCGGGGAGCGGTACTCGCCGGCGACGACCCGGCGGTGCACGCCGACCTGCTGCTCATCGGGTGTGAGGCGTTCCTGTCTGCCGGCGACGTCGCGTCGGGGACACCGCTGGTCGAGGATTTGGAGCGAATCGCCGGAAACATGTTGCGGCCGTGGGCCATCTGTTATCGCTGCCAGCTGCAGGTTTACACCGAACCCTCCCGCCTGCCGGATGTCGATGCGCGGCTGCAGGAGGCCATCGACGAATTCTCCCGTCGCCAGGATCCAGCGGGTCTGGCCAAGGCGCACCGGGTGCGGGCCAGTGCCCGGTCCCGACTCGGCCGGATCGGTGACTGCGAGGCAGACCTGTTTGAAGCCCTCATCGCCGCGCGGCGCAGTGGAGACCACCGCCAGATCACCGCGGCGCTGGGTGCCGCGCCCAGCGCCGCACTGTGGGGGCCGAGTCCGGTACCCAAGGCGGGCGGCCGCTGTCTCGATGTGGTGCGCATGCAACGGATGACGACGGCCGCACCGTCGCTCGAGGCCACGTCGCTGCGCTGCCTGGCCGTGCTGGAGCTGTTGCGCGGCCGACCCGACAGGGCCCGGTCGATGCTGGCCGACGCCCGTCAGGTGGTGGCCGATCTCGGCCTGCGGCATGGACTGATGGAGACCGAGTTGTTCGCCGGGATCATCGAGTCCATGGACGGCGACCCGGTTGCCGCCGAACCGCATTTCCGCGCCGCGCTGGAAGGACTCGAGGCGTTGGGGGTCGGCGCTGACGCAGGCCAGGCGGCCGCACTGCTGGCCCGCTCGCTACTGGCCCAGGGGCGAGTCGAGGAGGCCGACCGCTACGCGGACATCAGCGAACACCTTGCGGGTCAGAACTTGAAGACGGCAATCGCTTGGCGCGCAGTACGGGCGGAGATCATTTCGGCGCAGGGTAGCCACGACGAGGCCGTCGCGATCGCGCGGGACGCGGCCGAGGTGGCCCGCGGCACCGATCTCATCCTCGACCATGCCGACGCGTGCCTGGCGTTGAGCCGAGTGCTGTCGGCGGCCGGTGATCCCCGCGGAGCAGGCGACGCCCGGGCGGACGCCGAGCGCCTGTATGCGGCGAAGGAGGTGGCCGCCGCCATCTCTCGCCCGGTCGAATCGCTCACGACGGCAGTGGCCGGCACCGGGTCGAGGCTGGCTAGGGCCAACCGCGCAACTGACACCATGGGCGCGGTGGTCGACGCACTGCGGGCCCACGACCTCGAGTCGGCGATGGCCCGGTTCAGCGATCGCATCGTGTTCGATGACCACCGCCGCCTGAGCGGTGATGCGATCGTCGACATGCGCGCGGCGACAGCTCGAGTGCTGCAGCACTACAGCAACTTCGAGTGGGGCGTGCTGGCCGTGCGCGGGGAGCGACTGCAGATGAGCTGGAGCCGCTGGTCCGACGACTCCGGCAACGAGACCACCCACCTGCACATACAGCAGATCGACGTCGGCGACCACATCGTGTACGAGGGCCGCTTCGACGAGGACGACTTCGAGGACGCCTACCGCGAGCTCGATCGCCGGTACTACGCCGGGGAGGGTGCGACGTACGCGCTCAACGGGCTACCAGCCAGCGAGGCTCCGCTACTTATGGCGCACAGTGAGTTCGACCGCCTCGTCGGCGAGCTCAGCGTCCCGGAACTACGCGTGGAGAGCCGGTCCAGCCGGGCTTTCCCCGATCGGACCGGTGCGGATTTGCGCGACAGCCTCGTGGAACTCAACACATTTGTCGCGTCGAAGAAGGCGTGGATGTCGGTGGTGCAGTGGCTTTCGCCGACGGTGACCGTGTCACGCCTGGAACGCGAGGCCGTCGGCGCCGACGGCGAACGCTACACCTGGACGATGCTGCTTGCGACTGAACACCGCGACGGACGGTTCGTCACGATGTGCGAGTTCGACGCCGACGACGAGGAGGGTGCGTTCGCCTACGCCGAGGATCGAGTGCGCGGCGCGTCCACCCGCATGGCCGTCACCAATACGTCGTGCGCGCATATCCCGGAAATCATCGCGGCGTTGCGGGCGCGCGATATCGAGGGCGCACTGGCGGTGTTCGCCGAGGACTTCGTCTACGACGATCGCCGCCGCCTCGGAGGTGACCCGATCGCAGGGCGCGACGGGATGCGCGCGGCCATCGAGCGCGTGTTCGCCCAGTACGCCGACTTCGAATTCCGCGTACTCGCGGTACGTGGCGACCGATTGCACCTAGCGTGGAGCCGCTGGTCGGATGACGACGGTAACGAGGCGATCACCCACTACGTCAACGAGATCGACGAGCGGGGTCGCGTCTGCTATCAGGGCCGTTTCGACGAACACGACTTCGAGGGCGCCTACCGCGAGCTCGAACGCCGGTTCTACGACGGCGAAGGTGCGGCGTTCGCGACCTCGGGCGCGGTCGCGACCGAATACATGGCTGCGTTGATCAACGGTGAAATCGACCGGGCGCTCGGGCACCTCACCACGCCCGACTTCCGCTTGACCAACCATTCGAGAGCCGCATTTCCCGACCCCTCGGTCAGTGATCTGCGGACGAGCTACGCGGACCTCAGCGAGATGGTCGACTCCGCGCGGATGTGGCCGTCGGTCGGACTGTGGCTCTCGGCGAACCTGTGCGTCAGCCGCCTTGAGCAGGAGGCCGTCGGCCGCGACGGCGAACGATATGCGTGGACGTGGATCGCGGTCAGCGAGATCCGCGAGGGCAAGTTCGCGTCGGCATCCCTATTCGATCTCGATGACGAAGAGGCGGCGTTCGCGTACGCCGAGGAACGCACACGCGCGAACGATACTCGCTTGGCGACGACCAATAGGTGCTGCACCAGCGTCGCGACGCTGCAGCGAGCGATGCAGGCGGGCGACCTCGACGGCGGTGTCGCCTGCTACGCGAACCCGTCGGTGTACGCCGACCATCGACGGATACGGGGCGACCCGGTCCGCAACGCCGCGGGCCTGCGCGCCGCTGGCCAACGAATCCTCGCCCAGTACAGCACATTCCAGTGGCGCACCCTCGCCGTACGCGGTGAGACGCTCAGTCTGCAGGCGAGCACGTGGTCCGACAAGGCCGGGAACCGGACGGACTACCTCCATGTCTACGAAGTCGGCGACGACGGACTGTTCGTGTACGAAGGCCGCTTCGACAGCGACGACTTCGAAGCCGCGTACCGGGACCTCGATCGTCGGTTCTATACCGGTGAAGGCGCACCCTACGCGGAGTGCGGCCAGGTGGCGACGGACTGGGTGCTCGCGTTGTCCAACGGTGATTTCGACCAGGCCTTCGGAGACCTGAGTACGCCAGATCTTCGGATCGTCAACAGATCTCATGCGCTTTTCCCCGATCGGTCTGCCGCCGACCTTCGCGCGAGCTTCGAGGAGTTGTCGGCGATGGTCAGCTCGTCGCGATCATGGGTGGCCGCGCTGCGGTGGGTGTCGCCTTCGGTGCTCGTCATTCGCTTGGAACGCGAAGCCACCGGTCACGACGGTGAGGGGTACCGGTGGACGAGGTTGCACGTCTGCCAGTTCCGCGACCTGCGCCTGGCATCGGTCGCCCAGTTCGAGATCGATGACGAGCAGGCCGCATTCGCGTACGCCGCGGAGCAGACGACGGCGCGAGCGAGCCGGCTTCGGGTACAGAACCGAGCCAGCGAGAAAACCGAAGAACTCATGAGAGCGATGGCGGCTCGCGACGTCGATGCGGCGATGGCCTGCACCGCGGCCGGGTACATCTACAACGATCACCGACGACTCGCGGGCGGCCCCGTCGCCGGCGGGGCTGAATTGCGCACCGCCTTGGAGCGGATCCTCGCGCAGTACCAGCAGTCCGAATGGCGGACGCTTGCGGTGCGTGGTGACCGGTTGAGCCTGCACTGGAGCCGCTGGTCCGATGATGCTGGCAACGAGACCGCATACCTGCACCTGTTCGAGATCGACGACGCGGGTCTGTTGTCGTCCGAAAGCCGTTTCGATGAGGACGATTTCAACAGCGCTTACCGGGAACTCACGCGACGCTATTGTGCGGGCGAGGGAGCGGCCGTCGCCGCTGCCACGTCGATTGCGACGGAGGTGATGGTCGCTCTCAACGACGGTGATGTACACCGCGCGTTCGGCGAGCTTCATGACCCCGCGCTACGGGTGACGAATCGGTCCAGTTCCGTGTTCTCAGATCGCACGGTAGCTGAGTTCCGGTCCGCCTTCGAAGGCCTCGCCGAGTTTGTGGTGTCGGTGCGATCGTGGAACTCGCAGGAGCACTGGATTTCTCCAACATGCTGCGTAGCAACCTTCCAGCGCGAGGCGGCCGGGCCTGACGGCGAGCAGTACGCGTGGACGCGACTAGTGGTTGGCGAGTTCGCGGCCGGGCGCTGCTCGGCGTTGTGCGAGTTCGAAATCGATGATGAAGAGGCCGCCTTCGCCTACGCCGAGGAGCGGGTGCGCAGCTCCGCCAGTCGGCTTGAGGTCGCCAACCGAGCAAGTAGCGCCTGGCACAAGGTGGGCCAGGCGATGCAAGCCCACGACCCCTCCGCAGCAGCAGCTTTGTTCGCTGACTGGTACGACTACGACGACCGGTGGAAGATGGCCGCAGAACCCCCCAGCGATGTCTACACGGCATGCGTCCAAATCCTCGACCAGTACTCGTCGTTCGAGGGCGACACCCTGGCGGTGCGCGGTGACACGCTGCAGTTGTCGCGCACCCGGTGGTCCAACGACTCTGGTTACGAGACCCGTTATCTGTATGTGATCGAGACTGACGCCGAAGACCGTATTTGCTACTACGGCCGCTTTGGGGAGGACGACTTCGACGCGGCGTACCGGGAACTGGACCACCGTTTCTACCGCGGCGCGGGTGCCGCGTTCGCGGAGGCGGGTACGACGGTCACGGAGTACGCGGTCGCCCTGAACAACAACGACTACGACCGCGCGCTCGGCGTCCTCAGCACTGCAGACTTCCGCTTGCATGATCGAACGCGGTCAGGCTTCGGGGACCGCTCCGCCGCCGATCTGCGCGTCACCTACGAAGACCTCACGGCGATGATGGAATCCACGCGCATATGGCACTCGTCGATCCACTGGCTGTCGCCGACGGTGGCGATCGGCCGGTTCGAGGGGGAAGCGGTCGGACGCGATGGGAAGCGGCACGCGTGGTCGTTCGTCGATGTGGCCGGAGTTCTTGACGGGCGTCTGGACTGGGCCTGCCAATTCGACCTCGACGACGAGGCGGCGGCCTTCGCGTATGCCGAGCAGCGGGTGCGTGCGGCAGAGGATCGCTAG
- the msrB gene encoding peptide-methionine (R)-S-oxide reductase MsrB, translated as MTIPAPKLQLTDDEWRQKLTPEEFHVLREAGTERPFTGEYTDTKTEGIYECRACGAELFRSTEKFESHCGWPSFFDPADSDAVILRADDSLGMHRVEVLCANCHSHLGHVFEGEGYPTPTDQRYCINSISLRLKPNS; from the coding sequence ATGACCATTCCGGCTCCCAAACTGCAGCTGACCGACGACGAGTGGCGCCAGAAGCTGACCCCCGAGGAGTTCCACGTCCTGCGTGAGGCCGGCACCGAGCGCCCGTTCACCGGCGAGTACACCGACACCAAGACCGAGGGCATCTACGAGTGCCGCGCCTGCGGCGCCGAACTGTTCCGCAGCACCGAGAAGTTCGAGTCGCACTGCGGCTGGCCGTCGTTCTTCGACCCCGCGGACTCCGATGCGGTGATCCTGCGGGCCGACGACTCGCTGGGCATGCACCGCGTCGAGGTGCTGTGCGCCAACTGCCACAGCCACCTGGGCCACGTCTTCGAGGGCGAGGGCTACCCCACCCCGACCGACCAGCGCTACTGCATCAACTCGATCTCACTGCGGCTCAAGCCGAACTCCTGA
- the hemQ gene encoding hydrogen peroxide-dependent heme synthase, with protein sequence MAKLDFDALNSTIRYLMFSVFSVRPGELGDERAAVADETATFIKQQEERGVVVRGLYDIAGMRADADFMIWTHADNVEALQATYADFRRTTTLGRASDPVWSNVALHRPAEFNKSHIPAFLAGEEPGNYICVYPFVRSLDWYLLPDEERRRMLAEHGMAARDYKDVRANTVPAFALGDYEWILAFEAPELHRIVDLMRDLRATDARRHVREETPFFTGPRISAEQLVDRLP encoded by the coding sequence ATGGCCAAGCTCGACTTCGACGCGCTCAACTCGACGATCCGCTACCTGATGTTCTCGGTGTTCTCGGTGCGACCGGGGGAGCTCGGCGACGAGCGTGCGGCGGTCGCCGACGAGACCGCGACGTTCATCAAGCAGCAGGAGGAGCGCGGGGTCGTGGTCCGCGGCCTGTACGACATCGCGGGCATGCGCGCCGACGCCGACTTCATGATCTGGACGCACGCCGACAACGTCGAGGCGCTGCAGGCGACCTACGCCGATTTCCGCCGCACCACCACGCTGGGCCGCGCGAGCGACCCGGTGTGGAGCAACGTGGCGTTGCACCGCCCCGCGGAGTTCAACAAGAGCCACATCCCGGCGTTCCTCGCCGGTGAGGAACCGGGCAACTACATCTGCGTGTATCCGTTCGTGCGGTCGCTGGACTGGTACCTGCTGCCCGACGAGGAGCGCCGCCGCATGCTGGCCGAGCACGGCATGGCCGCCCGCGACTACAAGGACGTCCGCGCGAACACGGTGCCGGCGTTCGCGCTGGGCGACTACGAATGGATCCTGGCGTTCGAGGCGCCCGAACTGCACCGGATCGTGGACCTGATGCGCGATTTGCGGGCCACCGACGCGCGGCGGCACGTGCGCGAGGAGACGCCGTTCTTCACCGGGCCGCGGATCAGCGCCGAGCAGCTGGTCGACCGGCTGCCCTGA
- a CDS encoding protoporphyrinogen oxidase, which translates to MSPAYCVVGGGISGLVAAYRLRVAAGPQASITLFDPADRLGGALRTERIGGQAMDVGAEAFVARRPEVPALLAELGLANRQVGTTGARPLIYSQDRLHPLPAGTLQGIPAQPSALAGLVDDATIARMHDERNRPLRWRHGADPSVAELVGDRFGDQVVTRSVEPLLAGVYAGSAATIGVRSAVPTLAGALDRGARSLTDAVREAVPPPVTGSVFGAVDGGYRVLVDELIRRARAQWVQVGIERVARAAAGWDLVDDEGTRHHADAMVLAVPAPVLARMVADVAPRTAAAARRIPVASTALVALALPGGTPLPQQSGVLVASGEQRLRAKAVTLTSRKWGPRGNVELVRLSFGRFGDNLTRGAGDEDLLGWAAEDLATLFGVHTEPVDCHVQRWIDAMPQYGPGHGELIGELRSGLPPTIAVAGAFLDGIGVPACVAAATRAAASLVTARVAR; encoded by the coding sequence ATGAGCCCGGCGTACTGCGTCGTCGGCGGGGGGATCTCCGGTCTGGTCGCCGCCTACCGGCTGCGGGTCGCGGCCGGTCCGCAGGCCTCGATCACGCTGTTCGACCCGGCCGACCGGCTCGGCGGCGCGCTGCGCACCGAACGCATCGGCGGCCAGGCGATGGACGTCGGCGCGGAGGCGTTCGTCGCCCGCCGGCCGGAGGTGCCGGCGCTGCTGGCCGAGCTGGGTCTGGCGAACCGCCAGGTCGGCACCACCGGCGCGCGGCCGCTGATCTACAGCCAGGACCGGCTGCACCCGCTGCCGGCGGGCACCTTGCAGGGGATCCCGGCGCAGCCGTCGGCGCTGGCCGGACTCGTCGACGACGCGACGATCGCCCGCATGCACGACGAGCGCAACCGCCCGCTGCGCTGGCGGCACGGTGCGGACCCGTCGGTGGCCGAACTGGTCGGCGACCGCTTCGGTGACCAGGTCGTCACCCGATCGGTCGAACCTCTGCTGGCCGGCGTGTACGCGGGTTCGGCGGCGACGATCGGGGTGCGCTCGGCGGTGCCGACGCTGGCCGGGGCGTTGGATCGCGGCGCGCGCAGCCTCACCGACGCCGTGCGCGAGGCGGTGCCGCCGCCGGTCACCGGATCGGTGTTCGGGGCCGTCGACGGCGGTTACCGGGTGCTGGTCGACGAGCTGATCCGCCGGGCTCGGGCGCAGTGGGTGCAGGTCGGCATCGAGCGGGTGGCCCGGGCGGCGGCCGGCTGGGACCTGGTCGACGACGAAGGGACCCGCCACCACGCCGACGCAATGGTGCTGGCGGTGCCTGCGCCGGTGCTGGCGCGCATGGTCGCCGACGTCGCGCCGCGCACGGCGGCGGCCGCGCGGCGCATCCCGGTGGCGTCGACGGCGCTGGTGGCGCTGGCGCTGCCCGGCGGCACGCCGCTGCCGCAGCAGTCCGGTGTGCTGGTCGCGTCGGGGGAGCAGCGGCTGCGGGCCAAGGCCGTGACGCTGACGTCGCGCAAGTGGGGGCCGCGCGGCAACGTGGAACTGGTGCGGCTGTCGTTCGGCCGGTTCGGCGACAACCTGACTCGCGGCGCCGGCGACGAGGATCTGCTCGGCTGGGCGGCGGAGGACCTGGCGACGCTGTTCGGGGTGCACACCGAACCGGTCGACTGCCACGTGCAGCGGTGGATCGACGCGATGCCGCAGTACGGTCCCGGCCACGGCGAGCTGATCGGCGAGCTGCGGTCCGGACTGCCGCCGACGATCGCGGTGGCGGGCGCCTTCCTCGACGGGATCGGCGTGCCCGCATGTGTGGCGGCGGCCACCAGGGCGGCCGCGTCGCTGGTGACCGCCCGCGTGGCACGATAG
- the hemE gene encoding uroporphyrinogen decarboxylase, giving the protein MNNRRELPESPYLAAASGRKPSRVPVWFMRQAGRSLPEYRELRAKNTMMQACFDAELITEITLQPIRRHGVDAAILFSDIVVPLRASGIALDIVPDVGPVIEHPIRTAADVAAVKPLESQQVAPVAEAVGMLVSELGDVPLIGFAGAPFTLASYLVEGGPSRNHERTKAMMLGDTDTWHALMSALTDVTIGFLQMQVDAGVDAIQVFDSWAGTLSLADYRKYVQPHSTRVFETLAAAGVPMTHFGVGTAELLGAMSQAASGHGAPAVTGVDWRTALADAATRVVPGTALQGNLDPVVLLAGYPVAERAARAVVEDGRRAVDAGAAGHVFNLGHGVLPGTDPGVITEVVTLVHSL; this is encoded by the coding sequence ATGAACAACCGCCGTGAGCTGCCCGAGTCGCCGTATCTGGCCGCCGCGAGCGGCCGCAAACCCAGTCGTGTGCCCGTGTGGTTCATGCGGCAGGCCGGTCGCTCGCTGCCCGAGTACCGCGAGCTGCGCGCCAAGAACACCATGATGCAGGCGTGCTTCGACGCCGAACTCATCACCGAGATCACGCTGCAGCCGATCCGCAGGCACGGTGTCGACGCCGCGATTCTGTTCTCCGACATCGTGGTGCCGTTGCGCGCGTCGGGCATCGCGCTCGACATCGTGCCCGACGTCGGCCCGGTGATCGAGCACCCGATCCGCACGGCCGCCGACGTGGCCGCGGTCAAACCGCTTGAGTCGCAACAGGTCGCGCCGGTCGCCGAAGCCGTCGGCATGTTGGTCTCCGAGCTCGGTGACGTCCCGCTGATCGGGTTCGCCGGGGCGCCGTTCACGCTGGCGTCGTATCTGGTGGAGGGCGGCCCCAGCCGCAACCACGAGCGCACCAAGGCGATGATGCTCGGCGACACCGACACCTGGCACGCGCTGATGAGCGCGCTGACCGACGTCACGATCGGGTTCCTGCAGATGCAGGTGGACGCCGGCGTCGACGCGATCCAGGTGTTCGACTCGTGGGCCGGGACGCTGTCGCTGGCTGACTACCGCAAATACGTGCAACCGCACAGCACCCGGGTGTTCGAGACGCTGGCCGCCGCCGGTGTGCCGATGACGCACTTCGGGGTGGGCACCGCCGAACTGCTCGGCGCGATGTCGCAGGCCGCGTCGGGTCACGGCGCCCCGGCGGTCACCGGCGTCGACTGGCGCACCGCACTGGCCGACGCCGCAACCCGGGTGGTGCCCGGCACCGCGCTGCAGGGCAACCTCGATCCGGTGGTGCTGCTGGCCGGCTACCCGGTCGCCGAACGGGCCGCGCGGGCCGTCGTCGAGGACGGCCGGCGCGCCGTCGACGCCGGGGCCGCGGGCCATGTGTTCAACCTCGGCCACGGCGTGCTGCCCGGCACTGATCCCGGCGTGATCACCGAGGTGGTGACGTTGGTGCACTCGCTATGA